Proteins found in one Solitalea lacus genomic segment:
- a CDS encoding acetyl-CoA carboxylase carboxyltransferase subunit alpha — MKPTFDFEKPITILMEELEKVKMAQEKTKVDFSATIREIEAKIDQTQQDVYKKLTGWQKVQMSRHPERPQTLDYIAMMCEDFIELHGDRTVKDDKAIVGGFATIDGKPVMIIGHQKGKNTKERQFRNFGMANPEGYRKALRLMRLAEKFNVPVVTLIDTMGAYPGLEAEERGQGEAIARNLLEMSVLKVPVLCFIVGEGASGGALGIGIGDKVYMLEYSWYSVISPESCSSILWRSWDHKEKAADALKLTAEDMFKNKLIDGIVKEPLGGAQNDPAQMAETLKQRILTDLNELGKKKIETVISERINKFSSMGVVNEH, encoded by the coding sequence ATGAAACCAACTTTTGATTTCGAAAAGCCGATCACCATTTTAATGGAAGAGTTAGAAAAGGTGAAAATGGCTCAGGAAAAAACCAAGGTAGACTTTTCGGCAACTATTCGTGAAATTGAAGCTAAAATTGATCAAACACAACAAGACGTGTATAAAAAATTAACCGGCTGGCAAAAAGTACAGATGTCGCGTCATCCAGAGCGTCCACAAACGCTTGACTACATTGCGATGATGTGTGAAGACTTTATCGAACTTCATGGCGACCGTACCGTTAAAGATGACAAAGCCATCGTTGGTGGATTTGCTACTATTGATGGCAAACCGGTAATGATTATTGGTCATCAGAAAGGGAAAAACACTAAAGAGCGTCAATTCCGAAACTTTGGTATGGCTAACCCTGAGGGTTACCGCAAGGCTTTACGCTTAATGAGATTAGCTGAAAAGTTCAATGTACCGGTGGTTACCTTAATTGATACAATGGGAGCTTACCCGGGCTTGGAAGCTGAAGAGCGTGGACAAGGTGAAGCCATTGCTCGCAACCTTCTGGAAATGTCGGTACTGAAAGTTCCGGTTCTGTGCTTTATTGTTGGTGAAGGAGCTTCTGGTGGTGCGTTAGGAATTGGTATTGGCGATAAGGTGTACATGCTTGAATATTCGTGGTATTCGGTTATCTCTCCAGAGTCTTGTTCATCTATTTTATGGAGAAGCTGGGATCATAAAGAAAAAGCTGCTGATGCACTTAAACTTACTGCCGAAGACATGTTTAAAAACAAACTGATCGATGGTATTGTAAAAGAACCGTTGGGTGGTGCGCAAAATGATCCTGCACAAATGGCTGAAACATTGAAGCAACGAATTTTAACTGATCTCAACGAATTAGGCAAAAAGAAAATTGAGACAGTAATATCAGAACGTATCAACAAATTCTCTTCAATGGGAGTTGTAAACGAGCACTAA
- a CDS encoding LysM peptidoglycan-binding domain-containing protein: MALQDKYREVIDFARANGVNDLSVQEQNNVLYLTGTAPADAVKQQIWAVYEKLDPEMRSADMVLNIGVAVGASTTYTVQAGDSLSKIAAKYSGISWKDIFEANRDQISNPDLIHPGQVLKIPQ, translated from the coding sequence ATGGCCTTACAAGATAAATATCGGGAAGTGATAGATTTTGCCCGCGCTAATGGAGTGAACGATCTATCGGTGCAAGAACAAAACAATGTTTTATACTTAACCGGCACTGCTCCGGCTGATGCTGTTAAACAGCAGATTTGGGCTGTTTACGAGAAGTTGGACCCTGAAATGCGATCAGCTGATATGGTGCTAAATATTGGAGTTGCAGTCGGCGCAAGTACCACTTATACTGTACAAGCGGGCGATAGCCTAAGTAAAATAGCTGCTAAATATAGTGGAATAAGCTGGAAGGATATTTTTGAAGCCAATAGGGATCAAATATCTAATCCGGACTTAATACATCCGGGTCAGGTACTTAAAATCCCTCAATAG
- a CDS encoding BON domain-containing protein, which translates to MLSKKMNWLSSVLLLVMMATIMYSCGPKDSEISTEVDKQIASYGPGVSATVEKGVVTISGELGDEASRSAIEASVKSVKGVKSVVNNTSVKIVAPPVEINPDAVLRTTIEEALKQKGISGVTLAIMNGEVTLTGEVKKDDLMKVMQAANEAKPKKVINQLKIVK; encoded by the coding sequence ATGCTCTCAAAAAAAATGAATTGGTTGTCATCAGTACTTTTACTGGTGATGATGGCCACAATAATGTATTCATGTGGCCCAAAAGATTCCGAAATTTCTACAGAAGTTGATAAGCAAATTGCTTCTTACGGCCCAGGAGTTAGCGCAACCGTAGAGAAAGGTGTAGTTACCATTTCCGGGGAACTGGGAGATGAAGCCAGCCGAAGCGCCATTGAGGCTTCTGTTAAATCTGTAAAGGGGGTAAAGTCGGTAGTGAACAATACTTCCGTGAAGATTGTAGCTCCTCCTGTTGAAATAAACCCTGATGCAGTATTAAGAACTACCATTGAAGAAGCATTAAAGCAGAAAGGGATTTCTGGAGTTACTTTGGCCATTATGAACGGTGAGGTTACATTAACGGGAGAAGTGAAAAAGGATGATTTGATGAAAGTTATGCAAGCTGCCAATGAGGCCAAGCCTAAAAAAGTAATCAATCAACTTAAAATCGTTAAATAA
- a CDS encoding Fic family protein translates to MAMAKYIYEYKNWTAFTWQDKVINAVFGNVRLMQGKIIGQMNTLGFSAKEEATLTALTLDVVKSSEIEGEMLNYNQVRSSIARRLGINTAGLVPSSRHIEGIVEMMLDATQHYNMPLTEKRLFGWHAALFPTGYSGPYKIEVGQYRTGEMQVVSGAMGKEKVHYEAVKPELVKTEMDKFLDWFNNENSLDLVLKAAIAHFWFVIIHPFDDGNGRIGRALTDMLLSGAEGSGERYYSMSSQMLAERKRYYEVLQKVQHSSGDITEWLEWFLHCLKNAILATEHTVQKILRKVEFWKLHEHTPFNERQRLMLNKLFEGFEGKLQTSKWAKITKTSNDTALRDIKDLVEKGVLQQTVEGGRNVNYELVNFNLE, encoded by the coding sequence ATGGCAATGGCAAAATACATCTACGAGTATAAAAACTGGACAGCTTTTACCTGGCAAGACAAAGTCATAAATGCCGTTTTTGGAAATGTCCGCCTGATGCAGGGCAAAATAATTGGGCAAATGAACACCTTAGGTTTTTCTGCCAAAGAAGAAGCTACACTTACTGCCTTAACATTAGATGTAGTAAAATCATCGGAAATAGAGGGGGAAATGCTGAATTATAATCAGGTGCGTTCGTCTATTGCAAGGCGTTTGGGCATCAACACAGCAGGACTTGTTCCAAGCAGTCGCCATATAGAAGGAATAGTGGAAATGATGCTCGATGCTACCCAGCATTACAATATGCCATTAACTGAAAAACGATTGTTTGGTTGGCACGCAGCACTTTTCCCTACAGGATATAGCGGACCTTACAAGATTGAAGTGGGGCAATACAGAACGGGCGAAATGCAAGTGGTTTCAGGTGCAATGGGCAAAGAAAAAGTACATTACGAAGCCGTAAAGCCCGAGTTAGTAAAGACGGAAATGGACAAGTTTTTGGATTGGTTTAACAACGAAAACAGCCTTGACTTAGTGTTGAAAGCTGCTATCGCACACTTTTGGTTTGTCATTATTCATCCTTTTGATGACGGAAACGGTAGAATAGGAAGAGCTTTAACCGATATGCTTCTTTCCGGAGCAGAAGGAAGTGGAGAACGTTATTACAGTATGTCGAGTCAAATGTTGGCTGAACGTAAACGTTATTATGAAGTATTACAAAAAGTGCAGCACAGTTCAGGCGATATAACTGAATGGTTAGAATGGTTCTTGCACTGCCTCAAAAATGCAATTTTAGCCACAGAGCACACCGTACAAAAAATATTGCGCAAAGTTGAGTTTTGGAAACTACATGAACATACACCCTTCAATGAACGCCAACGCTTAATGCTTAATAAACTCTTTGAAGGTTTTGAGGGAAAACTACAAACTTCAAAATGGGCCAAAATCACCAAAACCTCTAATGATACCGCTTTACGGGATATAAAAGATCTAGTAGAAAAAGGTGTATTGCAACAAACAGTTGAAGGAGGACGAAACGTCAACTACGAATTAGTAAACTTTAATTTGGAATAA
- a CDS encoding RagB/SusD family nutrient uptake outer membrane protein, with product MKHTVKIMVLISLLLCSCTKEIIDKKPDKSQVVPTTLSDFQALLDNVLVFGVHYSGIAEVASGDYYLHAADFHALNGVPEKNAFLWQGQVWDGAPVVAEWNSFYEKVFYTNVVLDGLQAVAVSNSTQEAYNQVKGMALFYRATAFFHLAQLFAGPYGPTAPTDLGIPLRLNSDLNERSVRATLEQTYAQILTDLQEALRLLPAQFRTPYRPSKVAAYALLARVALVMGDYDKALQYADESLKLHGVLLDYNSINRAATFPVPKLNAEVILQATCGRYGSWERARGKVDSLLYKSYAANDIRRTAFFIVNSDGSVAFKGMYSGSLSLFTGLATDEQLLIRAECYARKGKAHEAVTDLNTLLVNRYKKGTFVPLTATDPDNVVELVLAERRKQLLFRGLRWMDLRRLNQEARFAITLKRTMDGLAYTLPPNDKRYVFPIPDYILAATGMPQNER from the coding sequence ATGAAACATACAGTAAAAATAATGGTGCTGATCAGCCTCTTGCTGTGCAGCTGCACCAAAGAAATTATTGACAAGAAACCGGATAAAAGCCAGGTCGTACCCACCACCTTGTCGGATTTTCAGGCCCTTTTGGATAATGTGCTGGTCTTTGGCGTTCATTATTCCGGCATCGCAGAAGTGGCCAGTGGTGATTATTACCTCCATGCAGCCGACTTCCATGCCCTCAATGGGGTACCTGAAAAGAATGCCTTTCTTTGGCAGGGCCAGGTCTGGGACGGCGCACCGGTGGTGGCCGAATGGAATAGTTTCTATGAAAAGGTTTTCTATACCAATGTGGTGTTGGATGGCCTTCAGGCGGTAGCGGTGAGCAATTCCACGCAGGAAGCGTACAATCAGGTTAAAGGCATGGCCTTGTTTTACCGGGCCACCGCTTTTTTTCACCTGGCTCAGCTCTTTGCAGGCCCGTATGGCCCTACTGCCCCAACGGATTTGGGGATTCCGCTGCGCTTAAATTCAGACCTGAATGAACGATCGGTCCGGGCTACCCTGGAGCAAACCTATGCGCAGATTCTTACCGACTTACAGGAGGCACTTCGACTCCTGCCTGCCCAATTCCGCACGCCCTACAGGCCCTCAAAAGTGGCCGCCTATGCACTCTTAGCCCGAGTGGCCCTCGTGATGGGTGATTACGATAAGGCCCTGCAGTACGCAGATGAATCCCTGAAACTGCATGGGGTGCTGTTGGATTATAACTCGATTAATCGGGCCGCTACCTTTCCTGTTCCTAAGTTAAATGCAGAAGTGATTTTACAGGCTACCTGTGGCCGCTACGGAAGCTGGGAGCGGGCAAGAGGGAAGGTGGATTCCCTTTTGTATAAATCCTATGCGGCGAATGATATCCGACGAACGGCTTTCTTCATAGTTAACAGCGATGGCTCGGTAGCATTTAAAGGCATGTACTCAGGCTCCTTGAGTTTGTTTACAGGCCTTGCTACCGATGAACAGCTGTTGATCCGTGCCGAATGCTATGCCCGAAAGGGAAAAGCCCATGAAGCCGTCACTGATTTGAATACGCTGTTGGTGAATCGGTACAAGAAAGGCACCTTCGTTCCCCTTACAGCAACCGATCCAGACAACGTAGTGGAGCTGGTGCTAGCGGAACGAAGAAAGCAATTGCTCTTCCGGGGACTGCGCTGGATGGATTTGCGCAGGTTGAATCAAGAGGCCCGTTTTGCCATAACACTAAAGCGTACGATGGATGGCCTAGCCTACACCTTGCCGCCAAATGATAAGCGGTATGTATTTCCCATACCGGACTACATCCTTGCCGCCACGGGTATGCCCCAAAATGAGCGGTAG
- a CDS encoding transposase, translated as MHESYKALIPLILPESIEEYFELTEVEKKDAAIHIYLKEVNKTPEEYAANKLHSKGFFEPITLQDFPIRGFQVYLHITRRRWMNEDTGKVVYRNWDLVAQGTRITKGFAAFLKAFSRYTGA; from the coding sequence ATGCACGAGTCCTATAAAGCCCTGATCCCACTGATCCTTCCTGAATCCATTGAGGAATATTTTGAATTAACCGAGGTGGAGAAAAAAGACGCCGCTATCCATATCTATTTAAAGGAAGTAAACAAGACCCCTGAAGAGTATGCGGCAAACAAATTGCACTCCAAAGGCTTTTTTGAGCCCATCACCCTGCAGGATTTTCCCATTCGTGGTTTTCAGGTGTACCTCCACATTACCCGCCGCCGCTGGATGAACGAGGATACCGGCAAAGTCGTTTACCGCAATTGGGATTTAGTGGCCCAAGGCACCCGCATTACCAAGGGTTTTGCGGCTTTTTTAAAAGCATTCAGCCGATACACAGGCGCATAG
- a CDS encoding PfkB family carbohydrate kinase, translating into MSLLAVGTVAFDAIETPFGKTDRIVGGAATYVCLAASYFTKNANLVAVVGDDFPQEEIADLNHHGINTDGLQIKKGEKSFFWAGRYHNDMNSRDTLVTDLNVLADFDPIIPANYQDCQFLMLGNLTPKIQQTVINRLNNRPKLIVMDTMNFWMDIAMDDLKETLKMVDVLTINDAEARQLSGEYSLVKAAKKIQEMGPKYLVIKKGEHGALLFGEGQIFSAPALPLEDVFDPTGAGDTFAGGFIGYLAGQNEINFSKMKKAIIYGSAMASFCVEKFGTERIKNLSQEEIDARVAEFSKLVQF; encoded by the coding sequence ATGAGTTTATTGGCCGTTGGAACCGTGGCTTTTGATGCCATTGAAACCCCTTTTGGAAAAACAGACAGAATTGTCGGAGGAGCAGCAACTTACGTTTGTTTAGCCGCTTCGTATTTTACCAAAAATGCAAATTTAGTTGCCGTTGTTGGTGATGATTTTCCACAGGAAGAAATTGCAGATTTAAATCATCATGGTATTAACACCGATGGATTGCAAATAAAAAAAGGTGAAAAATCTTTTTTTTGGGCAGGCCGCTATCATAACGATATGAATAGTCGTGATACATTGGTAACCGACTTAAATGTATTAGCCGACTTTGATCCTATCATCCCGGCAAATTACCAGGATTGCCAATTCCTAATGCTTGGCAACCTTACTCCTAAAATTCAACAAACAGTTATCAACCGCCTGAATAATCGCCCTAAACTAATTGTAATGGATACCATGAACTTTTGGATGGACATTGCTATGGATGATTTGAAAGAAACCTTAAAGATGGTTGACGTTTTAACGATTAACGACGCAGAAGCACGTCAATTATCCGGAGAGTATTCTTTGGTTAAGGCAGCAAAGAAAATTCAGGAGATGGGCCCTAAATACCTTGTAATAAAAAAAGGTGAGCATGGAGCCTTATTATTTGGCGAAGGTCAGATTTTCTCGGCCCCTGCCCTCCCGTTAGAGGATGTATTTGACCCGACAGGAGCTGGAGACACCTTTGCAGGAGGATTCATTGGTTACCTTGCCGGCCAGAATGAAATAAACTTTAGCAAAATGAAAAAAGCGATTATTTACGGTTCGGCAATGGCTTCGTTTTGCGTTGAGAAATTCGGAACTGAACGTATTAAAAATTTATCGCAAGAGGAGATTGATGCACGAGTTGCAGAGTTTTCAAAACTAGTCCAGTTCTAA
- a CDS encoding cytochrome b5 domain-containing protein, which produces MDEIQTYTRGQLALRNGQDKPQIWIAFKGLIYDVTESRLWRGGKHYEHWAGQDLTEELKDAPHSEKVFEKFKVIGKLL; this is translated from the coding sequence GAAATACAGACGTATACGCGTGGGCAACTGGCCTTGCGCAACGGACAAGATAAACCACAAATTTGGATAGCCTTTAAAGGCTTAATTTATGATGTTACGGAAAGCAGATTGTGGAGAGGGGGGAAGCATTACGAACACTGGGCAGGGCAGGATTTAACTGAAGAGTTAAAGGATGCCCCGCACAGTGAAAAAGTTTTTGAGAAATTTAAGGTTATTGGTAAGTTGTTATGA